The sequence GAAGAACGAATTATCAGCACTGTAATGTTAAGATCATTAAAGCAGGCGCGGTATGAGGCTGAAAATATTGGTCATTTTGGGTTGGCAGCCACATATTATACGCACTTTACTTCACCGATCAGGCGTTATCCGGACTTAATTGTCCATCGCTTATTACGTGAAACTTTTAGAACCGGTGATATTTCCGAGAAGCGCAAACAAAAATTAACAGCAATTTTACCGGAAATAGCCCTTCACGCTTCACAACGAGAACGGGCTGCAGCTGAGGCAGAACGCGAAACTGTTGACTTGAAAAAAGTGGAGTATATGACGCAATTTATTGGTCAACATTTTATGGGTATTATCAACGGTGTTACAGCCTTTGGTATCTTTGTAGAATTAGAAAGTGGTGTTGAAGGCTTGGTACGAGTTTCTTCAATGCAAAATGATTACTATGTATATGTGGAAGAGCAATATGCCTTAATTGGAGAACATACGAAAAAAGTTTACCGTTTAGGCGATCAAGTCGAAATAATCGTTGCAAATGCTAATATTGAAGAACGCAATATTGATTTTATTATTGCTGACAATGGTCAATATATTCCAAGACCAATGCCGGAGAAAAAATTCTTAGGAAAATCAAAATCAGCTAAGAAAAATAAAGATGATAACAAGCAAAGGCGGAGTAATGGTAACAAACCTAAAGCAAGTGGCGATAGCATAATTGTAGATTTTGGTGAAGCCAAAGAAAATAAGAAAAACTATAATGGTATCAAACCTAAAGTTAAGAGTAGTAAAAAACAGAAAAAACGCAAACCACTACCGCATAAAAATAAGAAGAAAAAATAATTATAAATGGTGATAATATGGAAAAGAAGAAAGATGGAATAAAAATCGCAACAGAAAACCGCAAAGCACGCCATGATTTTCATATCCATGAAGTGTTTGAGGTCGGCATGGTTTTAACCGGTACCGAAGTAAAATCACTACGTGCCGGCAAAGCTAATTTAAAAGACAGCTTTGCCTTGGTGCGAGATGGTGAAATCAGCTTGCATAATATGCACATCAGCCCGTATGAAGAAGGAAATAGATTTAATCATGAACCGCTGAGAATAAGAAAGCTGTTAATGCATAAAGCCGAGATTATAAAATTATTTAGTCAAACCAAAGAAAAAGGTTATACTTTAGTTCCGCTAAAGATTTACTTTAAAAAAGGTAAAGCTAAACTGGAATTAGGCTTAGCAAGCGGTAAGAAAAATTATGACAAACGACAAGATTTAGCAGAAAAAGATGCTAAGCGTGAAATTGATAGAGCGTTTAAAGAACGACAACGCGATTATTAAGCTAAGTTGTCTTTTAAGCTTAAATATGGTATATTTAGTAGGCAATGAAATGTTGCACCACCTGGGGGCGTAAAGGTTTCGACAGGGGTAGGTGTAGCATAGGTAGCGAGTCGGGGGTTCATCAACCCGTTAGTAAGGTGAAACTTTTATTAAATATAAAAGCAAACAACGAATACGCTTTAGCAGCTTAATGCTAACCCTTTGTTTATCTAATCCCGCGGGATTTACAAAGGGCCAATAGTGGGATACCTAATAGCCAATTCTCGGAGGCTACCATGGGAATTTTATCGAGATAGCAACTAAGAAGCCTGTTTGTAGGCGTCAAAGGAGCGAATTTCAAAATACAAACTGCACTCGGAGAAACTTATGATACAATGCTTTTGGACAGGAGTTCGACTCTCCTCGCCTCCACCA comes from Negativicutes bacterium and encodes:
- the smpB gene encoding SsrA-binding protein SmpB; the protein is MEKKKDGIKIATENRKARHDFHIHEVFEVGMVLTGTEVKSLRAGKANLKDSFALVRDGEISLHNMHISPYEEGNRFNHEPLRIRKLLMHKAEIIKLFSQTKEKGYTLVPLKIYFKKGKAKLELGLASGKKNYDKRQDLAEKDAKREIDRAFKERQRDY